A window of the Candidatus Berkelbacteria bacterium genome harbors these coding sequences:
- a CDS encoding sortase, with amino-acid sequence MNGAVLRTFLTFLAAGLVAYSVLTAPTYWKRFQYWREHRGAPNIAERVIATDLEGNSFSAAVGAALTQPTFAKAPLEETPKEQVSTVETLELGENILLVPKIKARAPIVWRSSSDEKIMLENLQSGVAHYGFTALPNEETGNVFITGHSSYYWWDKGKYKTVFALLDKLVAGDQALIQFENKVYVYEVRDSVVVKPADVSVTDATEKPILSLMTCVPVGTSLNRLIVRFDLKRVYPAESGVITAPASVESDLPSAVPAEQSEDYVPTERDIIKLIPGL; translated from the coding sequence GTGAATGGCGCTGTTCTTCGAACATTTCTCACTTTTTTGGCGGCCGGTTTAGTCGCTTATTCAGTTCTAACCGCGCCAACCTATTGGAAACGTTTTCAATATTGGCGCGAGCATCGAGGCGCACCCAATATTGCTGAACGTGTGATCGCGACCGACCTTGAAGGCAATTCGTTTTCAGCCGCTGTTGGCGCCGCTCTAACTCAGCCCACGTTTGCCAAGGCGCCTCTTGAGGAAACTCCAAAAGAGCAAGTCTCAACAGTTGAGACGCTTGAGCTTGGAGAGAATATTCTTTTAGTGCCTAAAATCAAGGCGCGGGCGCCGATCGTTTGGCGCTCCTCTTCGGATGAAAAAATTATGCTTGAAAACCTCCAGTCGGGCGTTGCGCACTATGGTTTTACGGCATTGCCAAATGAAGAAACCGGCAATGTTTTTATCACCGGTCATTCGAGTTACTACTGGTGGGATAAGGGCAAATATAAAACCGTCTTCGCCTTGCTGGATAAATTAGTGGCTGGCGACCAGGCGTTAATTCAATTTGAAAATAAAGTTTATGTTTATGAGGTGCGCGATTCGGTGGTTGTCAAGCCAGCCGATGTCAGTGTAACGGATGCGACTGAAAAACCCATTCTATCGCTCATGACATGCGTGCCGGTTGGCACCTCGCTTAATCGGTTAATTGTGAGATTTGACTTGAAGCGAGTCTATCCAGCTGAAAGCGGCGTTATAACCGCGCCCGCGTCAGTTGAATCGGACCTCCCATCTGCTGTGCCCGCGGAGCAATCTGAAGATTATGTGCCAACTGAACGCGATATTATTAAATTAATCCCAGGCTTATGA
- a CDS encoding PKD domain-containing protein, with protein sequence MLRRKMLLFVVVTLAFLGGVILLYGQRTGKLTIFGDVPNVPGQLTISSPVDLQKGIDAGDKNLELVENMIKLKKNTQFSKWTNLGVQNPTEFMVFSGFRAYPLTTSFDEVGKKFFVHRKMDVYTFDSTGKSWQKVGNNVAFWASWSNKLKRIVGLQGTGNLQTPSNVVSLDANGGGAQVLGSNLGFMPEHAEALYHDSVSDMLVGVGQINVAATGEFDSALGYTGGACLPGTPTTGISCGTPVYPKYVHWFDIGSKQYNVYQAQSSDAWPEPRVGGAAAYDPVKKEILFFGGFTVGAPNFSNRGLTHYTLAPASLLWAFDTNTKTWSQRIASNQPPGRAFSKITYDQKNKRFVMFGGLTNLSVVPGGGFGVKTTTFSTSNDLWAYDPAANTWQQVNITTPPEARFGHGFGYDSVNHTLLAFAGQKGATTQATNIGPPQINDAWQASASGYPTSGTCQLDLGGAQITKLYRIRTIKPADFPASTGIKLAFAGSLDGLSYSGFSTPVTLDSAQNVADSFELANLIPANSRFVRVQCTLESSDPTATPSLGGLILDYESGATPPPPGTPNATLSTSKSVYAPGETVAFTFTNTGTTDLTCPNKDPYVVRQGETKIFEPAIAAADDPTLSPAETRSWNWDQKNTAGVQVPVGAYILTVTCDQITRSAAFTIADNTPPPPPPGVFKVEPTSGVAPLEVTATYTGTEANLVWDFDDGATVPVAKGPSTQKHTFSRPGIYNVTLRGATLLGRQSVTVTAPASLSGGTSAGGGTSAVLINGTTPGTNATLANSTTATDATKPTTLVSTGNPAWLIGLIALWIAATVTIFASRHKIQGA encoded by the coding sequence ATGCTTCGGCGGAAGATGCTGTTGTTTGTTGTCGTGACGCTGGCGTTTCTAGGCGGCGTTATTCTGCTCTATGGCCAACGAACTGGCAAGCTCACAATTTTTGGCGATGTGCCGAACGTGCCTGGCCAGCTGACTATTTCAAGCCCGGTTGACTTGCAAAAAGGCATTGATGCGGGCGATAAAAATCTTGAGCTCGTTGAAAATATGATCAAGCTCAAAAAAAATACCCAGTTCTCTAAATGGACAAATTTGGGCGTTCAAAACCCAACCGAGTTCATGGTTTTTTCCGGTTTTAGAGCCTATCCTCTAACAACGAGTTTTGATGAAGTGGGCAAGAAGTTTTTTGTTCATCGCAAAATGGATGTGTACACATTTGACTCTACCGGCAAGAGTTGGCAGAAGGTGGGAAATAATGTGGCATTCTGGGCTTCGTGGTCTAACAAGCTCAAACGCATCGTTGGCTTGCAAGGCACTGGTAACCTGCAAACACCTTCAAACGTTGTTTCACTCGACGCGAATGGTGGTGGCGCCCAGGTACTTGGAAGCAATCTTGGCTTTATGCCCGAGCATGCCGAAGCGCTTTATCACGATTCTGTTTCCGACATGCTGGTGGGGGTTGGCCAAATAAACGTCGCCGCGACAGGCGAGTTTGACAGCGCGCTTGGATATACCGGAGGCGCCTGTTTGCCAGGTACGCCAACGACGGGGATTTCTTGCGGCACACCTGTGTATCCTAAATACGTTCATTGGTTTGACATTGGTTCCAAGCAATACAATGTTTATCAGGCGCAATCCAGCGATGCTTGGCCAGAACCTAGGGTGGGCGGCGCCGCGGCCTATGATCCGGTTAAAAAAGAAATCCTATTTTTTGGCGGTTTCACCGTTGGCGCGCCGAATTTTTCGAATAGAGGATTGACTCACTATACTCTTGCGCCGGCCTCTTTACTCTGGGCATTTGACACTAACACTAAAACCTGGTCGCAACGAATAGCTTCAAATCAACCACCTGGTCGCGCGTTTTCGAAAATTACCTATGATCAAAAAAATAAGCGCTTTGTCATGTTTGGCGGATTGACAAATTTATCAGTTGTCCCAGGCGGTGGGTTTGGCGTCAAAACAACTACTTTTTCGACAAGCAATGATCTCTGGGCTTATGATCCAGCCGCCAATACTTGGCAACAGGTCAATATAACAACACCGCCAGAAGCTCGTTTTGGCCATGGCTTCGGTTACGACAGCGTTAACCATACCCTGCTCGCCTTTGCCGGCCAAAAAGGCGCAACTACTCAAGCAACCAATATTGGTCCGCCTCAAATCAACGATGCCTGGCAGGCTTCGGCGAGCGGGTATCCTACTAGTGGCACCTGTCAATTGGATTTAGGCGGCGCTCAAATCACTAAACTTTACCGCATCCGAACGATCAAGCCGGCTGATTTTCCGGCGAGTACGGGTATTAAGCTGGCCTTTGCCGGATCTTTAGACGGTTTAAGCTACAGCGGTTTTTCGACACCGGTTACGCTTGATTCGGCGCAAAATGTGGCTGATTCCTTTGAACTTGCGAACCTTATTCCAGCCAATAGTCGTTTTGTGCGCGTTCAATGCACACTAGAGAGTTCCGATCCGACTGCCACACCTTCGCTTGGCGGTTTGATCCTGGATTACGAGTCGGGCGCGACACCACCGCCACCTGGGACACCGAATGCAACTTTGAGCACTTCAAAGAGTGTTTATGCGCCAGGCGAGACGGTCGCGTTTACATTTACCAATACAGGCACAACCGATTTAACCTGCCCAAATAAAGATCCGTACGTTGTCAGGCAGGGCGAGACTAAAATTTTTGAGCCAGCCATTGCCGCCGCTGATGATCCAACTCTCTCGCCAGCGGAAACGCGGAGCTGGAACTGGGATCAAAAGAATACAGCCGGCGTCCAGGTGCCGGTCGGCGCCTATATTTTAACTGTGACTTGTGACCAAATTACTCGGAGCGCCGCCTTCACGATTGCTGATAATACACCCCCGCCACCGCCCCCCGGAGTCTTTAAGGTTGAGCCAACGAGCGGAGTCGCGCCGCTTGAAGTGACGGCGACATATACTGGCACCGAAGCCAATTTGGTCTGGGATTTTGACGATGGCGCCACGGTTCCCGTTGCGAAAGGCCCATCAACCCAAAAACACACTTTCAGTCGACCTGGTATTTATAATGTGACTTTGCGTGGCGCAACGCTCCTTGGACGGCAAAGTGTCACGGTGACTGCGCCAGCCAGTCTTAGTGGTGGAACGAGCGCTGGCGGTGGAACGAGCGCCGTGCTTATCAATGGCACAACCCCGGGAACAAACGCAACGCTTGCCAACTCAACGACCGCGACCGATGCCACCAAGCCCACGACGTTGGTTTCAACCGGCAATCCAGCGTGGCTAATTGGTTTAATCGCCCTTTGGATCGCCGCCACAGTCACGATTTTTGCCAGCCGCCATAAAATTCAAGGTGCGTAA
- the lepA gene encoding elongation factor 4 codes for MQNFVKGKVRNFCIIAHIDHGKSTLADRFIEATQTVSEREMRAQLLDTMELERERGITIKLQPVKMEYQGYVLNLIDTPGHVDFTYEVSRSLAAVEGAILLVDATQGVQAQTLTTLHQAQNAGLTLIPVVNKIDLLNAEPEQTAQELVQILNCSLDEILFVSGKTGEGMPALLQAIIERVPSPACETDQPLRALIFDSVYDAYRGVISYVRVMEGTLAAGAPIELMHSKRCDTALEVGIFTPALKVASELSAGLIGYVVTGVKNVSEARVGDTLTSLPRAQTALVGYREITPMVYAGIFSTNGEPEALREALSKLKLNDAALQYEPDHSQAFGFGFRCGFLGLLHLEIITERLEREYNLELIVTTPSVAYHERVEGGRIIYAEPWVKTEIIVPTRWIGPVMELAQIERGIYQEQETEYLRDLNAERERVILRYQLPLASVIVNFYDRLKSVSSGYASLNYSPLDYREEDLIKLNILIAGDSIEELSQIVHRTQAFERGQALVTKLKTLIPRQQFEVALQAAIGGKIIARETIPAMRKDVTAKLYGGDRTRKDKLLKKQKAGKKRLRKLGKVDIPSDVFIKLLR; via the coding sequence ATGCAAAATTTTGTAAAGGGTAAAGTTCGCAACTTCTGTATTATCGCCCATATCGATCACGGCAAAAGCACGCTTGCCGACCGATTTATTGAGGCAACCCAAACTGTTTCCGAGCGCGAGATGCGCGCCCAGCTCCTCGATACGATGGAACTTGAGCGAGAACGTGGCATTACGATTAAACTTCAACCAGTCAAGATGGAATATCAAGGTTATGTCTTAAATCTAATTGACACTCCTGGCCACGTTGATTTTACGTATGAGGTTTCACGCTCGCTCGCGGCAGTTGAAGGCGCGATCTTGCTGGTCGACGCAACCCAAGGTGTGCAAGCGCAAACTCTAACCACTTTGCACCAAGCGCAAAACGCCGGCCTGACGCTCATTCCAGTTGTGAATAAAATTGATCTACTAAACGCTGAACCCGAACAGACGGCGCAAGAACTCGTCCAGATACTTAACTGTTCACTCGATGAGATTCTGTTTGTCTCGGGTAAAACCGGCGAAGGCATGCCGGCGCTTTTGCAGGCAATTATTGAACGCGTCCCAAGCCCGGCGTGCGAGACTGACCAACCGCTCCGGGCGCTCATTTTTGATTCGGTTTACGACGCATACCGAGGCGTGATCAGTTACGTGCGCGTCATGGAAGGAACGCTGGCCGCGGGCGCACCGATTGAACTAATGCATTCGAAAAGATGTGATACAGCGCTCGAGGTAGGCATATTTACACCCGCGCTCAAAGTCGCCTCTGAACTTTCAGCCGGACTCATCGGCTACGTTGTCACTGGAGTGAAAAATGTCTCGGAAGCGCGAGTGGGTGATACTCTCACCAGTTTGCCTCGCGCTCAAACCGCGCTTGTCGGTTACCGAGAAATTACGCCCATGGTCTATGCGGGTATTTTCTCGACTAACGGTGAGCCAGAAGCGCTCCGCGAGGCGCTTTCTAAACTTAAACTCAACGACGCCGCGCTCCAATACGAGCCGGATCATTCGCAGGCCTTTGGCTTCGGTTTTCGATGCGGTTTTCTTGGCCTCCTGCACTTAGAGATTATCACCGAACGTCTTGAACGTGAATATAATCTGGAATTGATCGTGACAACGCCCTCTGTTGCCTACCATGAACGCGTCGAAGGCGGCCGAATAATCTACGCCGAGCCTTGGGTGAAGACTGAAATCATCGTGCCGACGCGCTGGATCGGGCCGGTGATGGAACTTGCCCAAATTGAACGCGGAATTTATCAGGAACAGGAAACCGAATACTTGCGCGATCTAAATGCCGAACGCGAACGAGTTATTTTACGTTATCAACTGCCGCTCGCATCGGTCATTGTAAATTTTTACGATCGCTTAAAGAGCGTCTCTTCAGGCTATGCTTCACTCAACTATAGTCCGCTCGATTATCGCGAAGAGGATTTAATTAAACTCAACATTCTGATCGCGGGTGATTCGATTGAAGAATTGAGCCAGATCGTCCATCGGACGCAAGCGTTTGAGCGCGGGCAGGCGCTCGTGACCAAATTAAAAACCCTCATTCCCAGACAGCAATTTGAAGTCGCCCTTCAGGCGGCAATCGGAGGCAAAATTATCGCCCGCGAGACAATCCCAGCGATGCGCAAAGATGTAACGGCCAAACTTTACGGCGGCGACCGAACGCGCAAAGACAAACTCCTCAAAAAACAAAAAGCGGGTAAAAAACGCTTGCGCAAACTTGGGAAAGTCGACATACCCTCGGATGTGTTCATTAAATTGTTGAGGTAA